The DNA segment TATTATTCAGTTCTTCAAAACGAGCCATACGAGCTTTTGATTTTGCTTGTCGGCCTTTTGGATTTTGACGAACCCATTCAAGTTCTTTTTCAATGGTTTTCTGACGAGCGTTCTCTTGTGAGGATTCTTGCTTTAAACGTTCATCTTTTTGTTCTAACCAAGAGGTATAGTTGCCTTCCCACGGGATACCTTCACCTCGATCGAGCTCTAAGATCCAGCCAGCAGCATTATCTAAGAAATAACGGTCATGGGTAATCGCAACGACGGTGCCGGCATAGTCGACTAAGAAGCGTTCCAACCAACCTACTGATTCGGCATCTAAGTGGTTGGTTGGCTCATCAAGTAGCAACATGTCTGGTTTTTCTAATAGCAAGCGACAGATGGCTACACGGCGCCTTTCACCACCAGAAAGGAATTCAACTTTAGCATCCCATTCAGGCAGACGGAGTGCGTCAGCTGCTCGTTCTAATGAATTCTCAAGGTTATGACCGTCTTTTGTCTGAATAAGGTCTTCGAGTTCACCTTGTTCTTTTGCTAGCGCGTCAAAATCAGCATCTGGTTCCGCGTAAGCGGCGTAAACAGCATCGAGCCGTTTTAGTGCACCAGCAACATCCGAAACAGCTTCTTCAATAATTTCACGTACTGTTTTCGTTTCATCAAGTTTGGGTTCTTGAGGAAGATAACCAACGTTTAAACCTGGTTGAGGACGCGCTTCACCATCAATGTCAGTATCAAGACCAGCCATGATTCGAAGTAGGGTGGATTTACCAGAGCCGTTAAGACCTAAAACCCCGATTTTCGCACCAGGAAAAAAGCTAAGAGAAATGTCTTTTAATATTTTACGCTTAGGTGGTACAACTTTACTCACCCGCGACATGGTATAAACGTATTCAGCCATTGCCGATAGTTCCTACTGTTTCAGAAAATTAGCAAATATTTTAACTTAAATTGCCACTCCTGAGAATGAAAGATAATTTAACAAATAAAAGCTTGCGTAAAGGAACGATCATTTTCTAACATAAGAGTTACAGCTTATTAACTTTAGTAAGTGAGAAGGCGTGCCATAGTGGTTATATATGATATGGACTTCATTTTATAGGGATGTACAAAATAGATGCATAGGTTTAATAAACTTATCTCTGCTGTGTTGCCAGTATTGGCGTTTTCTTCTGGTGCTTTTTCTGCACCAGCGTCTCTTGAACAGCAGAGAGTTATTTACCAAAAAGCCCAAGATTATTTGGATAAAAAACAAGTAGACGAGTATTTGGAAATTCGAGATCTGATTTCAGATTATCCACTCACCCCTTATGTTGATTATCGAACGTTTCTCATTGATATAGGCAAGAGAACACCAGAAGAAGTGGATGAGTTCACAGCTAAATATCGAGACTTTCCATTTTCAAACAGCATTAGGTCTCGTTATCTAGATGCATTGATAGCAAAAAAGAAATGGGACGATTTATATCAATATCAGACGAATGAACCTCGAATGGAGAAGTACCAGTGTAGTTATTACTACGCTCGATTGAAAAATGGTGAGAAAGAACAAGCTTTTGAAGGCGCGGCTAAGCTTTGGTTGAGTGGAAAAAGTGTGTCAGATAATTGTGAACAGCTTTTCAGTGAATGGCAACAAGCCGGGTTAAGAACCGATGATATGGTACTTAGGCGAATGCTGCTTAGTTATGAGAAAAACAGCAACGATTTGACGAACTATTTAGCTAAGATGCCGACGAGTGAACAGAGTATTCAACAAGCAAAGGAAATCAAGTTCCTTGCTAAAAACTCAGAATATGTGGTTGAGTTTTCTCAGAAATATCCTGCAACTGAGTTTAATCGTAAAAAATCACAGATAGCGCTTAAGAAGCTGGCGAGGAAAGATATTGAGTTAGCGCAACGAATACTACCGATTGTATTTGAAGCACAAGCCTTTCCTGTCGATACTCAACAAAATGTTTCCGATTACTTAGCGGTTAGACTTTTTAATACAGAGGACATGGATCTAGCGAAGTGGCGGGATGAAGTGTTAACAACATCGACCAGCTTGTCGGCGATTGAACAACGTATTCGATTAGCTATTCGTCAGGCTGATTGGCAAGGGATTTCTGATTGGATTGGTCACCTACCTCAAGACGACCAAAATTCTCTGCGTTGGCAGTTTTGGCTCGGTAGAAGTGAGTTAGAACTAGGTAAGCGAAATCAAGGTATTGAACGGCTACAAGGTATTTTAGGTAAACGCAATTTCTACAGTGTAGCAGCAGCAAAGATATTGGATAAACCAGTGTCGTATCAAGTAAGTGATGATAAGCGTGCAACCGACATTCTTAAACCTTACCGTTCAAGTTTGGTTCGGATTAATGAACTCGTTGAAGTAGACAAGATTGCGGCAACAAAAAGTGAATGGAACTGGTTACTTTGGCAGGTTGGAAAAGAAGAGAAAGAAGCCTTAGCGGTCTACGCGGCGAAGAAAAAATGGCATCATTTGTCGGTAAAAGCCACGATAGAAGCAAAAATGTGGGATAACACCGTGTTGCGCTTTCCTCTTGCCCATCAATGGTGGTTTAATTTTTACGGTGAGAAACACAATATCGACCCAATTACTTTAATGTCTATCGCTAGGCAAGAGAGCGCCATGGACGTAGAGGCACGTTCTCCGGTTGGTGCGCGTGGCATAATGCAAATTATGCCGAAAACAGCAAAATATACGGCGAAGAAATACAAGCTTAAATATAAAGGTACAAGTGAACTGTATGATGTAGGTAAGAACATAGAGATCGGCAGTCACTACCTAAATGGCCTGTTAGAGCAGTATGATAACAATCGGATTTTTGCGTTTGCTGCCTATAATGCAGGGCCACATAGAGTGAAAGTTTGGCGTAAAAGATCTGACCAAAAACTGGATGCTTTCGCATTTATTGAAGCGATTCCTTACAAAGAAACCCGAGGGTACGTTCAGAATATTTTGATGTTTGAGACATATTATCGGAATCTGATGAAAGTCGATGGCGAGTTTTTGCACTCTAATGAAGTTTCGACTAAATATTGATCCAAAACAGAGTAGAACACATTACAATGTCTGCTCTGTTTTGAAATATTGGTATCTATAAATGTCATTGACTCCAGAAATCTCAGATTGGCAACACGTATTGAAGATAGTTAAAAGTGCAGCAGATAGCGAGCAACATGAAATGCTTTTAACCATGTTGATGACTTCGGATGAGAGAGAAGCTTTAGTTGCGAGAATGAATATTTTTAACGAGCTTTTGAAAGGTGAAATATCCCAGCGCCAGATTAGTCAAATGCTAGGTGTAGGAGTAGCAACCATTACTCGTGGATCCAATGAGCTAAAGATTCATACAGAAGATGAGCGTGAAGCATTGTCCCAATTGTTAAAAGTAGCAGAGAGCCAATAACCAAAAAACCGACCGATGAGCGTTTGCTACGCTCTCTTCTTGAATGCCGTTGGGTTTTTAGTTATCTAGCCTCTAGAAGCCGCGGGCATTTCATTTGTCGATGTATGATTTACGATGGTAAAAATGTAAATTAAGTCTGTCCCATTACTTGTGTTATAGGTTCTTGGGGAAATGGTCTTCGTTCATAAAAGGTATTAACGCCAGAATAAGCGCCTGATGATAAACAGAACTTCGAGTTAGCAGATGATTTGTCAGTAGGCCTATAGCTCCCCCTTTTTGTTTTATATTCTCCGTAGAAAATACCTCATCCATAACATGTCCAAGTTCTCGGCCATCCCTTAATTTCTCCAAGACTACAGGGGGAAGCATTAAGCTCGCTGAACGAGACTCACCTCTTTTGCTAGCGGATTCAATCACCATCCATGCAAAGGTAAAGTCTCCGTCATTCCCGGCTTCTAAGCCGACATAGAAATCGGCATTGTTGATCTCTATCTTGGTATTTTTTACTCGGTTTAATGCGCCAAGTTTTGTTTCTACGTCTGATATCGGTTGTTCTGGAACGTCACTTGCCACGCTAACCCCCTTAAATTGGAATGCTTGCTTTGGAAATACATCCAAAAAAGCAGCTTTAACGGCGTTAATTTTTGCTGGGTTAAGGGAAGCAATAATTACGGTCTTCATCGTTACTTCTCTCTATACAAGTTTTATTTGAGTTGGTTTGACATTCTCACTTGGGTAACACCCTAATACTTTAAGGTGCTGGGTTATTTTGGTCAGTTCGTTGATAGCCTGTTGCATCTCAGTGGATTCAACGTGCGCTTCTAGATCAACATAGAACATCTCTTCCCATGGATTACCCATAATAGGTCTGTTTTCTAGCTTAGTCATGTTGATGCCATATCGTTGTAATACGAGTAGAGTCTCTACTAATGAGCCAGCGGCTTGAGATGTGGACATGATCAGTGTTGTTTTCGCTGGGATCTGCGTTGATACTTCAACCGGTTTACGGGCAACCAAAATAAAGCGCGTATGGTTTTCTGTTTGATTAGAAATATTATTTTTTATTGGCTGCAAGCCGTATAACTTACCGCTGGATGAGTTACCTATCGCCGCGACATCTTCTCTTCCAAGATCTTTTACTTTCTGCATTGCATCTGCTGTGCTCGCGCATGATTCCAAAGTAACCCCATTTAGGTGACTAAGGAACTCACTACATTGCTGATGAGGCTGCGGATGAGAGTAAAGTGTTTTGATGTCTTCTAAATGGATATCAGAATTAGCCAATATGCAGTGATCAATAGGCAGGGTTATTTCACCAACAATGTAGAGTGTTGTGTGTTGAAGTAAATCATAAACTTCGTTGATTGATCCTGAACTCGTATTTTCTATCGGTAGCAAACCAAAATCAGCATGACCAGATTCTACGGTTTTGGTTACCTCTTTGAAATGCTCACAATTTAACTCAACCAACTCAGTATTCTTGCGGCTAAAATATTCACGACTCGCAAGGTGTGAGTATGATCCTCTAGAACCCAAGAATGCAACACGTGCGATAGGTTTTCGGCTCTGTGCCGGATTTGCCAAATTCTGTAAATGAGACTGTTGTAATAACACCGAGTCTTCAATAACCGTGTGGAATAGCTTGGTGATGTACTGTGCATCTAAGTTGTACTTTTTCTTACCATTATTAATCAATTTGACTAATAATTGTTGCTCTCGCTTAGCGTCTCTAACTGGCTTAGATGTCTCAACTTTGCTTTTTGCTACTTCAATACTTAGTGCTCGTCTTTCTGAAAGCAGCTGTAGGAGTTGATCATCGAGGTCATTTAAACGGATTCGAATTTCATCAAGGGAATATTTACTGTCTGTCATGCTAAGTAAGTCCATTTTAGTTATAAAAAAGCCCCCCGTTTGGGAGGCTTCCTATTCGTTTTTGACTTGTTTTTCCTAAAACGATTTCAGCCTCCGGTGTTAGGAGTTAAAAAAGAAGTCAAAAAAGAACAGAGAAAATGTCGTCATCATTAAATCGCTATGTTGTGGGTCTACAGACACAATAAGCAAGGGATACAAACCCGTCAAGCAAAAAAATAGCGCCCGTGGGCGCTATATAACTGAATTCCTAATTCTATTAGGTTGTTTTCCTATTCAGCTTCACTAAGCTCAACTTCGTCTAGCTCTGATACTTCAGGTTTTTCAGCGTGAGTAGCTCGGCGAGCTTCAGGCTTATGGCGCAGTTTGTTTAGCTGACGCTCCAATTTTTGTTCTACTTCTGTGATTGCTTTATATAAATCTTCATTGCTGGAAGATGCAACAAGCTTTCCTTTAGGTACAGTAATGCTTGCTTCGAATTTCATTTTCTTATTTGGTTCTTCGCTGATCGCAGTCTGGCAACCAATAATATCAACTTGCCATTTTTCAAGTTTCTCAAACTTGGACTCTATATGCGTGCGTATTGCAGAGGTGATTTCTAAGTTTTTGCCGGTAATATTTACTTTCATATAGTGTTTTCCTCTGAAACTTCCCTTATGGGTTAAGTTCAGATTACTGTTTCAAGAAGAAAATAATGTGATCCAAATCACTATAACTAGGCTGTTTCGATCAATGTTCATTTAATGTGATCTGTAACAAATCTACCAAATTAATTCGTTAAAAAAGCTTGTACTGAAATATGAAATCTATAGATTGGTAAGAAGTCACGTACTAGAAATATCCCCATTTTTAGGGGCTTAGTGCAGGCTTTTATTTGTTGTGACTAATTAATAATCAAGATGAAAATGTGATCTCGTACGACACGTATTTAGAGAGTTGATTTGTGAAATGCCACACCGTTTATGGTTGTGGCATTTTTGTTTGTCTTGAAGATTGAATTCATTCAGGTGAGACGAGTTTTAACAGGGCTGCGCTTTTTTCTTCTCTTATTTTTCTCATATCTTCTAGCTGCTTGTAAATGACGAAATAGCGATTGATGTTCGCAACATAGTTTACGGGCTCTCGGCCTATATTCCTTCGTGTAATAATTTCTACATTTTTAAACCAGATATTTGGGTCATAACCATGTTTAACGGCTAATCTGCGCATTTTACGGATATTACCGGGTCCGGCATTGTATGCGGCCAGAGATAAATAAACTTGATTGTCTCTAGTGATGTCATCATCTGAAAAATAACGATCAGTAATGAAACGCATGTATTTCACACCGGCATGAACATTGTTTTCGAGCTTTTTAATGTCTTTGATATTTACGTTGGGATCGTTGGCTGTAGAGGGGAGTACTTGCATTATTCCTACTGCGCCTTTGTGGGAGACTTTACTGTTGTCCAGACCAGACTCTTGGAATGCCTGCGCAGATATCATTAACCAGTCGAATTCATACTGATCTGAATATTTTTCAAATAGGTTAGTGAGTGACTGCATTCGCTTGATTCTATCAGGGCTAAGGGCACGGCTAAGCCATTTTGAATTGAGGATGTACCTATCGTATAACACATTACCTAAGAGCGTTCCGGCCTTAGCGGTTCGTAGATAGCTATTTACTTGTTTTTCAAGTATCGGGCTATTTTTTCGAAATGCCCATCCAATTTCTGCCCCAGAACGTAGTGGAAGATTTTCATGTATTTTTATATTGTCCATCACGCTAAGCCACAGCTCAACTTTGTGGCTATCTAAAACAGTTGAGTAGATATAGCCTTGATTAACCATTTCAATGATTTCATAGTCTTGTAGTGCTTCATCAAACAATTGGACACGGATTGGTTCTAATTTACTGAGGCTTAGATATTCGTTGATACTTTGGATACTTTCGAAGTAGCTGGAGCTTGGTCTAACCCAGATCTCTTTTCCACTGAGTTGATCTATATCCACTAGTTCAGATTCTCCCGTATGAGTGACCAAAAACTCATTGATATCACTTATCATCGGAATACTAAAGTCGAGAGACTTTTCACGTCGGATTGTTTTCGTGAGGTTAGCAACTATCACGTCACCAAAACCCGCATTAAGGGCAGGAATTAGATCATCTCTTGTCACTGGAATTATCTGAATATGTACCGAAGGGTGTTCTTTCTTTAATTTTTTTTCGAAATGATGGAGGATTTCAGCAAGCATTCCTTTTGGCTTGCCGCCTTCAACATAGTAGAAGCCCAGATCTTCTGAAACCAAAACGCGAAGGACGCCTTTTTTAGATAAAACATCTAGATCTCCCGTGTAAGGGGTGTTGTCTAAAGGAGTAAGTTCAAGAGATACACTAAAGAAGGGGACAAGAAGAAGAGATAACACCCATCGATACCAATGGTTAATCGAGTTCCTCTTAACGACTTTAATTTTCGCTTTGCTACGGGGATCTATCTTGATAGAACAATCTATTTTCATACAACAATCCGTGTTGATTTAATTATGTCGGCAATGAAATTTATTTCTGAGAACGGTTTATGTTTCCAAAGAAAACACATTAAACGTTATATCCAAACAGTATAGATTAGAAATAAAAAAACCGCTGATATTCAACGGTTTTTTTGAGTAACGCTTAGATTGGATTGAGCTTCATGAGTTCTTTGGTTCGAGCCACCGCTTCGGTTAACCCGAGCTGTTGATAGGCTTCAAGCTGAATCTCGAGCGATTTTCTTGCCGCTTCGGTATCAGGGTAGGTTTTTTGCAACTCTTGGCTTCGATTGATTGCAGCAATCCATGCTTCTCTGCGTAAATAAAAATCGGCACTGGCTAAATCGTAGTTAGCTAACCTATTCTTAAGTGCGTACATTCTTTTTTGGGCATCAGCAGCGAATGCACTATTTGGGTATCTCTGGAGCAATCTCTTAAAATCAGCAAACGCAGATTTTACGGGCTCTGGGTCGCGATCAGAACGATCAATATTAAAAATATTGTGCATGTAGTTCTGATCTTGTGCCATGTGCGATAGACCGCGCATGTAAAGTACCCAATCCATTTTCGTATGCGTTGGATTTAATCGGGAGAACCTTTCTATGGTAGCAAGAGCTAAAGGAAGATCTCCGTTTTTGTAGTAAGCATAGATTAGGTCGAGTTGAACTTGCTCCGAATACGGGCCGAAAGGATATCGAGAATCCAATGCTTCCAGCTTTTCTACGGCGGTAAGCCAGTTGCCACTTCTGAGTGAAGATTGAGCGTCAGTATAAAGTTCAGAGGCTGGGACGTCAGGTACTATTTCGTCGCTGCTTGAGCAACCAAATAGTAGTGAAAGTGCCAGTAAGCTCGATAAAGTGCGGTAATTCATGTCAGG comes from the Vibrio sp. DW001 genome and includes:
- the ettA gene encoding energy-dependent translational throttle protein EttA → MAEYVYTMSRVSKVVPPKRKILKDISLSFFPGAKIGVLGLNGSGKSTLLRIMAGLDTDIDGEARPQPGLNVGYLPQEPKLDETKTVREIIEEAVSDVAGALKRLDAVYAAYAEPDADFDALAKEQGELEDLIQTKDGHNLENSLERAADALRLPEWDAKVEFLSGGERRRVAICRLLLEKPDMLLLDEPTNHLDAESVGWLERFLVDYAGTVVAITHDRYFLDNAAGWILELDRGEGIPWEGNYTSWLEQKDERLKQESSQENARQKTIEKELEWVRQNPKGRQAKSKARMARFEELNNTEHQKRNETNELFIPPGERLGDKVVEVKNLTKSFGDRVLIDNLSFSMPKGAIVGIIGANGAGKSTLFKMLSGTEQPDSGTIELGDTVHLASVDQFRDSMDDKKTVFQEISEGADIVKINNFEIPARAYCSRFNFRGIDQQKIIGELSGGERNRVHLAKLLKTGGNVLLLDEPTNDLDVETLRALEEALLEFPGCAMVISHDRWFLDRIATHILDYRDEGQVNFYEGNYTEYTEWLKQTLGAQAAEPHRVKYKRITK
- the sltY gene encoding murein transglycosylase; this translates as MHRFNKLISAVLPVLAFSSGAFSAPASLEQQRVIYQKAQDYLDKKQVDEYLEIRDLISDYPLTPYVDYRTFLIDIGKRTPEEVDEFTAKYRDFPFSNSIRSRYLDALIAKKKWDDLYQYQTNEPRMEKYQCSYYYARLKNGEKEQAFEGAAKLWLSGKSVSDNCEQLFSEWQQAGLRTDDMVLRRMLLSYEKNSNDLTNYLAKMPTSEQSIQQAKEIKFLAKNSEYVVEFSQKYPATEFNRKKSQIALKKLARKDIELAQRILPIVFEAQAFPVDTQQNVSDYLAVRLFNTEDMDLAKWRDEVLTTSTSLSAIEQRIRLAIRQADWQGISDWIGHLPQDDQNSLRWQFWLGRSELELGKRNQGIERLQGILGKRNFYSVAAAKILDKPVSYQVSDDKRATDILKPYRSSLVRINELVEVDKIAATKSEWNWLLWQVGKEEKEALAVYAAKKKWHHLSVKATIEAKMWDNTVLRFPLAHQWWFNFYGEKHNIDPITLMSIARQESAMDVEARSPVGARGIMQIMPKTAKYTAKKYKLKYKGTSELYDVGKNIEIGSHYLNGLLEQYDNNRIFAFAAYNAGPHRVKVWRKRSDQKLDAFAFIEAIPYKETRGYVQNILMFETYYRNLMKVDGEFLHSNEVSTKY
- the trpR gene encoding trp operon repressor, whose protein sequence is MSLTPEISDWQHVLKIVKSAADSEQHEMLLTMLMTSDEREALVARMNIFNELLKGEISQRQISQMLGVGVATITRGSNELKIHTEDEREALSQLLKVAESQ
- the yjjX gene encoding inosine/xanthosine triphosphatase, giving the protein MKTVIIASLNPAKINAVKAAFLDVFPKQAFQFKGVSVASDVPEQPISDVETKLGALNRVKNTKIEINNADFYVGLEAGNDGDFTFAWMVIESASKRGESRSASLMLPPVVLEKLRDGRELGHVMDEVFSTENIKQKGGAIGLLTNHLLTRSSVYHQALILALIPFMNEDHFPKNL
- the pheA gene encoding prephenate dehydratase, whose translation is MTDSKYSLDEIRIRLNDLDDQLLQLLSERRALSIEVAKSKVETSKPVRDAKREQQLLVKLINNGKKKYNLDAQYITKLFHTVIEDSVLLQQSHLQNLANPAQSRKPIARVAFLGSRGSYSHLASREYFSRKNTELVELNCEHFKEVTKTVESGHADFGLLPIENTSSGSINEVYDLLQHTTLYIVGEITLPIDHCILANSDIHLEDIKTLYSHPQPHQQCSEFLSHLNGVTLESCASTADAMQKVKDLGREDVAAIGNSSSGKLYGLQPIKNNISNQTENHTRFILVARKPVEVSTQIPAKTTLIMSTSQAAGSLVETLLVLQRYGINMTKLENRPIMGNPWEEMFYVDLEAHVESTEMQQAINELTKITQHLKVLGCYPSENVKPTQIKLV
- the raiA gene encoding ribosome-associated translation inhibitor RaiA, whose product is MKVNITGKNLEITSAIRTHIESKFEKLEKWQVDIIGCQTAISEEPNKKMKFEASITVPKGKLVASSSNEDLYKAITEVEQKLERQLNKLRHKPEARRATHAEKPEVSELDEVELSEAE
- a CDS encoding lytic transglycosylase F; translation: MKIDCSIKIDPRSKAKIKVVKRNSINHWYRWVLSLLLVPFFSVSLELTPLDNTPYTGDLDVLSKKGVLRVLVSEDLGFYYVEGGKPKGMLAEILHHFEKKLKKEHPSVHIQIIPVTRDDLIPALNAGFGDVIVANLTKTIRREKSLDFSIPMISDINEFLVTHTGESELVDIDQLSGKEIWVRPSSSYFESIQSINEYLSLSKLEPIRVQLFDEALQDYEIIEMVNQGYIYSTVLDSHKVELWLSVMDNIKIHENLPLRSGAEIGWAFRKNSPILEKQVNSYLRTAKAGTLLGNVLYDRYILNSKWLSRALSPDRIKRMQSLTNLFEKYSDQYEFDWLMISAQAFQESGLDNSKVSHKGAVGIMQVLPSTANDPNVNIKDIKKLENNVHAGVKYMRFITDRYFSDDDITRDNQVYLSLAAYNAGPGNIRKMRRLAVKHGYDPNIWFKNVEIITRRNIGREPVNYVANINRYFVIYKQLEDMRKIREEKSAALLKLVSPE
- a CDS encoding outer membrane protein assembly factor BamD yields the protein MNYRTLSSLLALSLLFGCSSSDEIVPDVPASELYTDAQSSLRSGNWLTAVEKLEALDSRYPFGPYSEQVQLDLIYAYYKNGDLPLALATIERFSRLNPTHTKMDWVLYMRGLSHMAQDQNYMHNIFNIDRSDRDPEPVKSAFADFKRLLQRYPNSAFAADAQKRMYALKNRLANYDLASADFYLRREAWIAAINRSQELQKTYPDTEAARKSLEIQLEAYQQLGLTEAVARTKELMKLNPI